From Streptomyces sp. NBC_01460, a single genomic window includes:
- the mtnA gene encoding S-methyl-5-thioribose-1-phosphate isomerase, with protein sequence MADQDARTPVHTGPPALSVIRWDDPPGGPAVVLLDQTRLPAEEAELVCGDVPALVRAIQALAVRGAPLLGIAGAYGVALAAARGEDVARAAELLERARPTAVNLGYGARRVAARYRAAVGGGSGPEAAAAAALAEARALHEEDAAASERMAQYGLELLAELLPGGGHRLLTHCNTGALVSGGAGTAFAVALRAHREGSLRQLWVDETRPLLQGARLTAFEARRHGMPYTLLTDSAAGSLFAAGEVDAVLIGADRIAADGSVANKVGSYPLAVLAKYHHVPFVVVAPTTTVDPKTVDGTSIVVEQRSAAEVTELTFRPGAPAGDEGGGTAVAPPGTQAYNPAFDITPPELVTAIVTEEGVISPVTGVGLAELCARSSQVTIS encoded by the coding sequence ATGGCTGATCAGGACGCGCGAACGCCGGTGCATACCGGCCCTCCGGCTCTCTCCGTAATCCGCTGGGACGACCCGCCGGGGGGACCCGCGGTGGTGCTCCTCGACCAGACGCGGCTGCCCGCCGAGGAGGCGGAGCTGGTGTGCGGCGATGTGCCGGCTCTGGTGCGTGCGATCCAGGCACTGGCCGTGCGGGGTGCGCCTCTGCTGGGCATCGCCGGGGCGTACGGGGTGGCGCTGGCCGCCGCCCGGGGCGAGGACGTGGCCAGGGCCGCCGAGCTGCTGGAGCGGGCGCGGCCCACCGCGGTGAATCTCGGGTACGGGGCGCGGCGGGTGGCAGCCAGGTACCGGGCGGCGGTGGGGGGCGGCTCCGGCCCGGAGGCGGCTGCCGCGGCGGCCCTCGCCGAGGCGCGGGCTCTCCACGAGGAGGACGCGGCGGCCAGCGAGCGGATGGCGCAGTACGGTCTGGAGCTGCTGGCCGAACTCCTGCCCGGAGGCGGCCATCGGCTGCTCACCCACTGCAACACCGGCGCGCTGGTGTCCGGCGGTGCCGGGACGGCCTTCGCGGTGGCTCTGAGGGCACACCGGGAGGGGAGCCTGCGGCAGCTGTGGGTGGACGAGACCCGGCCGCTCCTCCAGGGCGCCCGTCTGACGGCGTTCGAGGCGCGGCGGCACGGGATGCCGTACACCCTGCTCACGGACAGCGCGGCGGGTTCGCTGTTTGCGGCGGGGGAGGTGGATGCCGTACTCATCGGGGCGGACCGCATCGCGGCGGACGGCTCGGTGGCCAACAAGGTGGGGAGCTATCCGCTGGCGGTGCTCGCGAAGTACCACCACGTGCCGTTCGTCGTCGTGGCGCCGACCACCACGGTCGATCCGAAAACGGTGGACGGTACATCCATCGTCGTGGAGCAGCGTTCCGCGGCGGAAGTGACGGAGCTCACATTCAGGCCGGGTGCTCCGGCCGGGGATGAGGGGGGCGGGACGGCTGTCGCACCCCCGGGAACCCAGGCGTACAACCCCGCATTCGACATCACGCCGCCCGA